In the Populus trichocarpa isolate Nisqually-1 chromosome 1, P.trichocarpa_v4.1, whole genome shotgun sequence genome, one interval contains:
- the LOC18094177 gene encoding uncharacterized protein LOC18094177 isoform X1: protein MELPLLFRTPSHSSTATATATTSFRVGAWFSKTSDLPASRRRLNLRENGVNRIQIRCSKASTERTGAGSEGIEERERRRFTGSAMEVTTFDQSFGDAASDFPLWEKIGAVVRLCYGIGIYGGMALAGRFICSITGIDSLGGFNPSLDAFLEGLGYAAPPVMALLFILDDEVVKLSPHARAIRDVEDEELRNFFYGMSPWQFILIVAASSVGEELFYRAAVQGALADIFLRGTNLMEDARGMASLTGVLPPFVPFAQAFAAVLTAVLTGSLYYVATSPKDPTYVVAPVLPSYSGREDLKKLFAAWYERRQMKKIYSPLLEGLLALYLGFEWIQTNNILAPIITHGIYSAVVLGHGLWKIHEHRRRLRRRIQLLKSEEMNSNKR, encoded by the exons ATGGAGCTGCCGTTACTTTTCCGAACACCGAGCCACTCATCAACTGCAACTGCAACTGCAACCACGTCGTTTAGAGTCGGTGCTTGGTTTTCTAAAACCAGTGACCTTCCGGCTAGTAGAAGGAGATTGAACTTGAGAGAAAATGGAGTCAATAGGATTCAAATACGGTGCAGCAAAGCATCTACAGAGAGAACGGGTGCTGGTAGTGAAGGAAtcgaggagagagaaaggaggaGATTCACTGGAAGTGCTATGGAAGTGACTACATTTGATCAGAGCTTTGGCGATGCTGCTTCTGACTTTCCTTTGTGGGAGAAAATCGGTGCTGTTGTTAGACTCTGTTATGGGATCG GTATATATGGAGGAATGGCGTTGGCAGGACGGTTTATATGTTCAATAACTGGAATTGATAGCCTGGGAGGTTTTAATCCATCTTTGGATGCATTTCTTGAAGGGCTTGGATATGCAGCTCCACCAGTCATGGCCCTTCTTTTTATACTAGAT GATGAAGTCGTGAAGTTGTCGCCTCATGCTCGTGCCATTAGAGATGTGGAGGACGAGGAACTTCGGAATTTCTTTTATGGGATGTCGCCTTGGCAG tttattttaattgttgctGCAAGTTCCGTGGGAGAGGAGCTTTTCTATCGAGCTGCTGTTCAG GGAGCACTGGCTGATATATTTCTAAGGGGAACCAATTTGATGGAAGATGCTCGAGGAATGGCATCGCTG ACTGGTGTGCTGCCTCCTTTTGTCCCATTTGCCCAGGCATTTGCAGCTGTTTTAACAGCCGTTCTTACTGGATCCCTCTATTATGTGGCTACCTCCCCAAAAG ATCCTACTTATGTAGTTGCACCAGTTCTGCCATCTTACTCTGGGCGTGAAGATCTGAAAAAGCTATTTGCAG CCTGGTATGAGAGGAGGCAAATGAAAAAGATCTACTCTCCCCTCCTGGAAGGACTTTTGGCGCTCTATCTAGGTTTTGAATGGATCCAG ACAAATAATATTCTAGCCCCCATCATTACACATGGCATATACTCGGCTGTTGTATTGGGGCATGGCCTTTGGAAAATACACGAGCACCGGAGAAGACTACGCCGGAGAATCCAGCTTCTTAAATCAGAAGAAATGAAttcaaataaaagatga
- the LOC18094177 gene encoding uncharacterized protein LOC18094177 isoform X2, which translates to MELPLLFRTPSHSSTATATATTSFRVGAWFSKTSDLPASRRRLNLRENGVNRIQIRCSKASTERTGAGSEGIEERERRRFTGSAMEVTTFDQSFGDAASDFPLWEKIGAVVRLCYGIGIYGGMALAGRFICSITGIDSLGGFNPSLDAFLEGLGYAAPPVMALLFILDDEVVKLSPHARAIRDVEDEELRNFFYGMSPWQFILIVAASSVGEELFYRAAVQGALADIFLRGTNLMEDARGMASLTGVLPPFVPFAQAFAAVLTAVLTGSLYYVATSPKDPTYVVAPVLPSYSGREDLKKLFAA; encoded by the exons ATGGAGCTGCCGTTACTTTTCCGAACACCGAGCCACTCATCAACTGCAACTGCAACTGCAACCACGTCGTTTAGAGTCGGTGCTTGGTTTTCTAAAACCAGTGACCTTCCGGCTAGTAGAAGGAGATTGAACTTGAGAGAAAATGGAGTCAATAGGATTCAAATACGGTGCAGCAAAGCATCTACAGAGAGAACGGGTGCTGGTAGTGAAGGAAtcgaggagagagaaaggaggaGATTCACTGGAAGTGCTATGGAAGTGACTACATTTGATCAGAGCTTTGGCGATGCTGCTTCTGACTTTCCTTTGTGGGAGAAAATCGGTGCTGTTGTTAGACTCTGTTATGGGATCG GTATATATGGAGGAATGGCGTTGGCAGGACGGTTTATATGTTCAATAACTGGAATTGATAGCCTGGGAGGTTTTAATCCATCTTTGGATGCATTTCTTGAAGGGCTTGGATATGCAGCTCCACCAGTCATGGCCCTTCTTTTTATACTAGAT GATGAAGTCGTGAAGTTGTCGCCTCATGCTCGTGCCATTAGAGATGTGGAGGACGAGGAACTTCGGAATTTCTTTTATGGGATGTCGCCTTGGCAG tttattttaattgttgctGCAAGTTCCGTGGGAGAGGAGCTTTTCTATCGAGCTGCTGTTCAG GGAGCACTGGCTGATATATTTCTAAGGGGAACCAATTTGATGGAAGATGCTCGAGGAATGGCATCGCTG ACTGGTGTGCTGCCTCCTTTTGTCCCATTTGCCCAGGCATTTGCAGCTGTTTTAACAGCCGTTCTTACTGGATCCCTCTATTATGTGGCTACCTCCCCAAAAG ATCCTACTTATGTAGTTGCACCAGTTCTGCCATCTTACTCTGGGCGTGAAGATCTGAAAAAGCTATTTGCAG CTTAG